A stretch of DNA from Perca fluviatilis chromosome 15, GENO_Pfluv_1.0, whole genome shotgun sequence:
TCTAAAATTGAATACGATCTTTTTTATAGCAAACAATTTGACATATTGCAGAAAGACACATGTGTAGGCTGGTACACATACATGGAGTGGAGTGTATAACCCTTATTCATGTTATTAAGTCAGGTCAAAATGCCACACCTCTCTAACACAACAAAAAGTTGAACATTATAATGTAAGCTGGCacatattgtatttattaaagGGAATTGTTTTCTCTGGCTTTTCACGTCATTGTATGCACACCCTGATCAAAATATGAGGCACAATCATATTGCAGATGTGACTTGTTAATAAAGATCATGCACACCCATGGCAAATCCACACAGGGGATTCAAATTATTTCTGGCTGATTACTGTagacccatagactgtaaatgaAGAGATACCTCTTCCCAGTGTGATTGTGTAGGCCTACAGACTGTGTTTGGTTGACACCTTGCTGACTCTCCTGTTAGTTTTGTACACAGTAGACTACTTAAGTCTATTGACCTCACATCATTTCCTGTGTAGCTCAGCACATCTTAAACTTTGGCAGTGGTCTTATCATCTACAATTATTCAAAACATAGTTGGGCCTTTGATAACAAATGTACAAATGTTGATTTGCGCTACATGATCaactaattaataaaataaatgtgatgTTTGGTCAGGAAAGTTGCAAACAATTTTGTTTGCAGACCTCAaacatgtacagtgccttgcgaaagtattcggcccccttgaacttttcgaccttttgccacatttcatgcctcaaacataaagatataaaactgtaattttttgtgaagaatcaacaacaagtgggacacaattatgaagtggaacgaaatttattggatatttcaaaccttttaaacaaataaaaactgaaatattgggcgtgcaaaattattcagcccccttaagttaatactttgtagcgcccaCCTTTttctgcgattacagctgtaagtcgcttggggtatgtctctatcagttttgcacatcgagactgacatttttgcccattcctctgCGCAAAACAGCTcggagctcagtgaggttggatggagagcgtttgtgaacagcagttttcagttctttccacagattctcgaattggattcaggtctggactttgacttggccattctaacacctggatatgtttatttgtgaaccattccattgtagattttgctttatgttttggatcattgtcttgttggaagacaaatctccgtcccagtctcaggtcttttgcagactccatcaggttttcttccagaatggtcctgtatttggctccatccatcttcccatcaattttaaccatcttccctgtccctgctgaagaaaagcaggcccaaaccatgatgctgccaccaccatgtttgacagtggggatggtgtgttcagggtgatgagctgtgttgcttttccgccaaacataacgttttgcattgttgccaaaagttcgattttggtttcatctgaccacagcaccttcttccacatgtttggtgtgtctcccaggtggcttttggcaaactttgcgacacttttatggatatctttaagaaatggctttcttcttgccactcttccataaaggccagatttgtgcagtatacgactgattgttgtcctatggacagagtctcccagctcagctgtagatctctgcagttcatccagagtgatcatgggcctcttggctgcatctctgatcagtcttctcattgtatgagctgaaagtttagagggacggccgggtcttcgcagatttgtagtggtctgatactccttccatttcaatattatcgcttgcacagtgctccttgggttgtttaaagcttgggaaatctttttgtatccaaatccggctttaaacttctcccaacacgtatctcggacctgcctggtgtgttccttgttcttcaggatgctctctgcgctttacacggacctctgagactatcacagagcaggtgcatttatacggagacttgattacacacagctggattctatttatcatcattagtcatttaggtcaacattggatcattcagagatcctcactgaacttctggagagagtttgctgcattgaaagtaaaggggctgaataattttgcacctctactcactttttctgtttttatttgttaataatttgtaatttagccaatgaatttcgttccacttcataattgtgtcccacttgttgttgattcttcacaaaaaattacagttttatatctttatgtttgaggcctgaaatgtggcaaaaggtcgaaacgttcaagggggccgaatactttcgcaaggcactgtatatgacAAATGTGGAGGAGGTAAATCCCACTTTAACATTTGCGAGGATAGAAGAAACTTCGCCATATTCATCAAGGTTATATTAGGCATAATCTATGAAAAGTATatgcaaaacaaaacactggaTCGTAGGGCTCAGACATGTGCATTTAAAGAGGGGATACATTTGGTggcagacagaaaaaaacagcctAAAGAATGTGAATCCCCCTATAAGTTAAACTAGGAATGATACACTTCTTCATATACAACAAGGTGATGATGTGTTatatgaaaagcgctatataaatccaATGTATTATTATCATGATGATTATTACGGTTATTATTATAGGCCTACTCTTTAAGGAAGGGGAATTCAGAAACATTAACAATACCCAAAGGTAGTCAATGGAACTGTGGATTACATGAACAAAATATTGTTTACAATACTGCCTGTACATTTCAAATCAAATAAATTGAGTCGAGTAATGTGTTAAACTGATTACATCTTGATTTAACAGTAGGCTAGGCCTATAGCTTATTTGTAGGGTAGGCTATACAGTAGGCTGTTTGAATGAACACATTCCTTACAAAAGGTTGAATTACAGCAAGTTCGGATCAAGCTTCCAAACAGTAACATATGATGACTAAGTAATCGAATCCATGGACAATTTTAACGAAGCTAGTAATGTATGTCCACTTTGACTGAATGCATGCAATGCGCGCCCCCGCAAGCAAGCCAAGGCACGACAGGGCACGACAACGGCGTCGTACGTCCGTATGACGCAATGACGTGCTGACGCCAAACGGAAATTTGCAGCAGCAATTCTTTCTAGAAATCTGTAGCAGTTTCTCGCTAACCCTCGCTAGGTAGGTCTGTCTAAGTTTATCTTGGCTAAACACAGCCAGCCGCTGCATTGAATACTAATACACATTTCtaaaaagtgctgtttttaaGCGTTATCTGCTTTCTTGATTGGAGATTCGGGTTAGCTTCGTTCAGCCCACTaacttaacgttaacgttagctaacttagCCGAGTCATATCCAAAGCTAACGCTGTTTACGTTAGGTTCTTATCGGCATAATGTCTCGGATAGACTACAGCGTGTGGGACCACATTGAGGTGTCGGACGATGAAGATGACACCCACCCGAACATCGACACACCCAGTCTCTTCAGATGGAGACACCAGGTAACGttacatatttaaaaaggtGTAATTGCTGGACATTATACTGTAAGAATTGAAATGGAATAGTAGTATTTTCTATGACTGTATGAACCGTGAGTTGTTAACGTTAACCGTTAAATGTTTCCTGTGCTCACGTTGGTGCTGTAATGTAATAGAATTGCAAATTATTATCTATATTCGAGTAGGTAATAACTTAGAAATGTTATCCTTGTATCTGTACATAGTCAAATGTTTATATTTACCTTCAGatttgttgtcctgtgtgtgtattttgagagcaacaaaaagctggaatcaaattccttgtatgtgtttacACTTATCCATTAAAACTAATTCTGATTTTGTAATTAAATCCATTGTGGAATAAGGAAGTGGTAGCGGGTGGAGGTCCATCATAGCCTTCTGTTATGGTGGACCTCCATCTTCTACTACTTGCTTCAGCCAGTTCCCTGAAgagaacatactgtacatataaccCTTGTATCTGTGGTTTTTGTACTTCAGGCACGTGTGGAACGAATGGAGGATTTTAAGAAAAAAGGTGAAGACTTGAACAAGGCACTCAGTGAATGCCGGCGTAAGCTGGCCGAGGCACAGAAGAAAGTAAAAGAGCTGACCATTTCATCAACGGATGATGCCAAAGCAGAGCTGAGCAAAGCCCAGGCTgaggagaagaaactgaaaaAAGAGGAGCGGGATTGGGAGAAGAAGGTCGCGGAACATGTACGGGAAGAGAAGAAGATGCCATGGAACGTTGATACACTCAGCAAGGAGGGTTTCAGCAAGGTGAGGCAgtaaaatgggggggggggctcaatAGTTGACACACCTAACAAAACATGACTTAGAGCCTGTTTTTGAATTGGTATGGCATGGTCATATTTTTCACCTACATTTTTTACCAGCccctattttaacaaaaagtggTTAAGAAGATTGTAATTATACAATAGTAACAGGCACATCAGTGTTAAAGAATAAcacttttatctttttattgttAGCCAATTCCCCTAAAGAgaacaaaaccaaaaatgaaTCTATCCTGGTAACAAACAAGTATCACCAGTGTAGGTCATTTTTGcctaaaacacatcaatgagacACACTGTTGAATTGAGCAACATATTTTTTCATTACCATGAACTTGGTCCCTTTACATCATTGCATTTACAATCTCTGGAGAGTAGCCTTTTGTAGGGCAGACATCACTTAGCATGCTCAGGGatgcagttttgtgtttacactactgataataataataaactacaCTGGCTGTGTTCAGTGTAAGGAAGGAATATGCCACCCAGAAGAAAGAGTATGGCTCCATTTTTTCAGTAGTTTTTGGATAACAATGGAGTTTGATGGCACAGAGAAATAAACTATTTCATAAGTGATGTCTTGCAAGGTACACATTCTAAATAGCAGAATAATAATACATTGAGTGTGCTACAAAAACAATAGACACATTTGCAACAATCTGAAACACTGCAATTCAAAgttaattttcatttttttttactttgattcCAGCTCTGTCATCCATCCAAATCTTTTTACTTAAAACCCTCGTCCTTAAACCATTTATTGCGTCAGTTGTTGCCTCTGTGGCTTGGTAACGTACACATATCCCAGATTCTTCTTGCAATTTTCTAATACACATTAGTGCATCTTTACACGCCTAGTTTCCAGTGATTTTCTTTTCAAGGAATCAGCGACATAGTCTATAATAATGATTCTCTGCCACTGTTTGTCGTCCATAGAGCATTGTCAATGCTAAACCCGAATCTACTGATGAgacagaagaagagaaggagcAAAAGCATAAAACCTTTGTGGAAAAAAACGAGAAGCAGATCAAACATTTTGGTATGAATTACTAATATCCATTCATCCATGCATGTTACAGGGGATTGGCATTATAAGAAAGTAGAGATGGTCCTTCATTGCTGTCTTTATTACAGGCATGTTGCGACGTTGGGATGACAGCCAGAAGTACCTCTCTGACAACCCTCATCTAGTGTGTGAAGAGACTGCCAACTACCTGGTCATCATGTGCATTGACCTCGAGGTTGAGGAGGTAAACGCTACGAAACAGAATgtgtttttcaacattttgttctgAGGGAACTCTTATTATGTTTAATGGCCAGTAATCCTCTTTATTTtctacagcttttttttttttacaaagctaTTGTGATcttttaaatatgtgcattattctgcttcctttttttgtttgtttgtagaaACACGCATTGATGGAGCAAGTGGCTCATCAGACCATCGTCATGCAGTTCATTCTAGAGTTGGCCAAAAGCCTGAAGGTGGACCCCCGTGGCTGCTTTCGGCAATTTTTTGCCAAGATTAAGGTGACTGTGTTTGGATGctacaaaatataattaaataactTATAGCTCTTTTTGACCAAAAGTTCCAGGAACTATTTAGGAAACAGAGGACATCTGATCTCATCTGAAGAACCGTGAATAATAGGCAAATTAGTTCTGTGAtggtttaaaaacaacagcGTTTGAAAGGAAatttttcatcttcatcttgctgttctttttatataaaaaaatatgttttaagttGAATGGAATGATTTCATTTCATCTTGAGAATGTCACTGTCATCATTGCATCTGGTTGAAAAGCAGGCAATAAGCCCTCTATGGTTGAAAATGTCAAGCTTGTTTCACCTCAGACCACACCCAGCAGTGATGTCAAGGGGTACTGGAGTACACCTGTACATCACTGCAACAAGGTGAGACATTAAAccgctggtgtaacaagcttgGTGAccacgctctcactctcacacacgggccatttagctagcaggaagaggggagttgcaggccctggagctctgtcagggcagcggtgtttggtagtccattagcccaaaaaacggtgactttgcgcgggtatggagtgctgtgggctgccagccgtgacggagctctatctacctcacagcaggccggggtctgtgaaggaaggcaggcgaggcagcaacacaggcagcaccggcagctgaactccgacacacagtcttaccaaatttgcaattggccatcaattttcgtaaaatggcccatatttgagctgatttctcgcataaaaaagtctcagaagtgaatttaataacggaatagcccgacaaacaatgtataactttgcaatgagacctgctgttgagtctcccatgtgtttctatgtagtttgctcaaaccaatcagcgcgcagctcattctaaatattcatgagcataccatattaggaagaaaagctcttgttccaaatagagccatatttactgagtagttaagggcctaataaaatagcattcgggcaattttcagcccaaccaatgttacataccctattaggagactttaaggaacagtgtaaaataccctatataatcattctatcacccctttaaaatattcCTGTGTTGGAGACGACATAATAGATGCAAATACTGTGAAAgtgaaatgttaaattaaatgCTGATTTTTATGGCCACTAACACACCGATGATTTGTCCCGTCACAGACAGCAGATCAGCAGTACCAGGATGCTTTCAATGATGAGCTGGAGTCATTTAAGGAGCGGGTTCGGGGCAGAGCGAAGATCCGCATTGAAAAGGCCATGAAGGAatatgaggaagaggagcgaCAAAAGCGCCTGGGACCTGGAGGCCTAGATCCTGTTGAAGTGTACGAGTCTCTGCCAGCTGTAAGTTCTTTAGTTTTCAAGAAGCCTCACTCTCCTTTATCTTCTCTTGCTAGTTTAAAATGCCTTacaaaatgtgttcttaattgCAGGAGATGCAGAAATGCTTTGATGATAAGGACATCCAAATGTTACAAGATGCTATTAGCAAAATGGACCCAACGGTAAGTTTCTTTGTTAAAGCctacagttttgtttttataataaaCAACAGAGTAATACAGTGTTTTGGCCAGTAAAGTCTGCTAGGAGTCATATTTCAGTTATGTAAATGTATAGTTCTATAGTATCTGATTTACATGTGTATTTTTGTACCTACTTTGGGTCACTTTAAAAATGTGGTTGTTTTACACAATTTAGGAGGCGAAGGCTCACATGAAGAGGTGCATAGACTCGGGGCTCTGGGTCCCCAACTCCAAGACAGATGATGGGGATGAAAAAGAGGAAGATGCTACCTATGAGGAGGTGAAACAAGAGCAGGGAGAAACTAAGACGGAATGACCAACTTTGATCCTATGATTTGTTTCTGCAAATGTACTTACCCACTGTATTGCGACTCCACTATGTGTATGACTAGTTTGCCAATCATGGAACAATGAAATGACTTCTCTAAATATTTAGCTGAGACTTATGGGATTAGCGTTCACCTATCTGCACAACTATGTTGCATCAGTAACTCCTGCTTGGAAAAGAAAGTGCTGCTCGTGTTAGTTATCAGCTACATGTATTTGTATACACCTGGCA
This window harbors:
- the LOC120575185 gene encoding hsp90 co-chaperone Cdc37: MSRIDYSVWDHIEVSDDEDDTHPNIDTPSLFRWRHQARVERMEDFKKKGEDLNKALSECRRKLAEAQKKVKELTISSTDDAKAELSKAQAEEKKLKKEERDWEKKVAEHVREEKKMPWNVDTLSKEGFSKSIVNAKPESTDETEEEKEQKHKTFVEKNEKQIKHFGMLRRWDDSQKYLSDNPHLVCEETANYLVIMCIDLEVEEKHALMEQVAHQTIVMQFILELAKSLKVDPRGCFRQFFAKIKTADQQYQDAFNDELESFKERVRGRAKIRIEKAMKEYEEEERQKRLGPGGLDPVEVYESLPAEMQKCFDDKDIQMLQDAISKMDPTEAKAHMKRCIDSGLWVPNSKTDDGDEKEEDATYEEVKQEQGETKTE